In Streptococcus parasuis, the following proteins share a genomic window:
- a CDS encoding LacI family DNA-binding transcriptional regulator, with protein MVTIKDIAKQADLSPATISRVLNGDASLSVSQETRQKILNIAQELGYTKHLKKQSPQQKGTIGIVQWYTESEELADLYYYSIRASIEQTASLLGYQIVRSFNNLTNPLLQEVDGIIAVGKFSSGQIAELASLSPKLIFVDSDTLTEGFSCVTTDFQHSVQTVIDHFCSQGLTDIGLLVGQEETTDGHQLPTDPRLIAFRSYLDTLGILREDYIYQGKFSTQSGYELMSQAIEDLGDQLPPAFFMANDTLAVGALRALQERQIAVPERVQLITFNDTAITRQVYPALSSISVFTEEMGQEAMQLLDRVIASPQPHHPRKIKLGTQLVIRESSY; from the coding sequence ATGGTTACCATTAAAGATATCGCAAAACAAGCTGACCTATCCCCCGCAACCATTTCAAGAGTTTTAAATGGCGATGCTAGTCTATCCGTTAGCCAAGAAACACGGCAAAAAATCTTGAACATAGCACAAGAATTAGGCTATACAAAACACCTTAAAAAACAGTCTCCTCAACAAAAAGGCACCATCGGAATTGTCCAGTGGTACACTGAAAGTGAGGAACTAGCTGACCTCTACTACTATTCGATTCGCGCCAGCATCGAGCAAACAGCCAGTCTTCTCGGCTATCAAATCGTTCGCTCCTTCAACAACTTGACCAATCCCCTCCTTCAAGAAGTTGACGGCATCATCGCAGTTGGTAAATTTTCTTCTGGGCAAATAGCAGAGCTGGCCAGCCTATCTCCAAAGCTGATTTTTGTGGACTCTGACACACTAACCGAGGGATTCTCCTGCGTCACGACTGACTTTCAACACTCTGTTCAGACAGTTATTGACCACTTCTGTTCACAAGGTTTGACAGACATTGGCCTATTGGTCGGACAGGAAGAAACCACAGATGGTCACCAACTGCCAACAGACCCACGCCTGATCGCCTTTCGATCCTATCTAGACACCTTAGGCATACTTCGAGAAGACTACATCTACCAAGGAAAATTCTCCACCCAGTCGGGCTACGAGCTGATGAGCCAGGCAATTGAGGACTTAGGCGACCAACTACCGCCAGCTTTCTTCATGGCAAACGATACCCTGGCTGTCGGCGCCCTTCGAGCACTTCAAGAGCGTCAAATCGCAGTGCCAGAAAGAGTTCAACTCATCACCTTTAACGACACCGCCATCACGCGCCAGGTCTATCCAGCCCTGTCTTCTATAAGCGTCTTTACCGAAGAAATGGGCCAGGAAGCCATGCAACTGCTAGACCGTGTCATTGCAAGCCCGCAACCCCACCATCCCCGTAAGATTAAACTAGGTACCCAGTTGGTTATACGGGAGAGTTCTTACTAA
- a CDS encoding galactokinase — MNSEQLNQAFLDVFGQEADATFFSPGRINLIGEHTDYNGGHVFPAAITLGTYGAARKREDQLLRFYSANFEEVGIIEVDLNHLVFDKADNWTNYAKGVLKFLQEAGHSIDTGMEVFVYGNIPNGSGLSSSASLELLIGIIAEELYGLELTRLDLVKIGKQTENHFIGVNSGIMDQFAIGMGADNRAIYLDTNTLEYDLVPLDLGDHVIVIMNTNKRRELADSKYNERRAECEKAVEELNAVLNIQTLGELDEWTFDQYSYLIKDENRIKRARHAVLENQRTLQARKALEEGDLATFGRLVNASHVSLEHDYEVTGLELDTLAHTAWEQEGVLGARMTGAGFGGCGIAIVHKDKVAAFTENVGKTYTEVVGYEPSFYVAEIAGGSRVLSRK, encoded by the coding sequence ATGAATTCAGAACAACTTAACCAAGCCTTTCTCGATGTTTTTGGACAAGAGGCTGATGCAACTTTTTTCTCACCAGGGCGCATTAATTTGATTGGTGAGCACACGGATTACAATGGTGGTCATGTTTTTCCTGCGGCCATTACCTTGGGAACATATGGGGCTGCTCGCAAACGTGAAGATCAACTTTTGCGTTTCTATTCTGCTAACTTCGAGGAAGTAGGTATTATTGAGGTAGATTTGAATCATCTGGTCTTTGATAAGGCGGATAACTGGACCAATTATGCCAAAGGTGTTCTTAAGTTCTTGCAAGAAGCAGGGCACAGCATTGACACAGGTATGGAAGTCTTTGTCTATGGTAACATTCCAAATGGTTCAGGCTTGTCATCATCAGCTTCTCTAGAACTCTTGATTGGAATTATCGCAGAAGAATTGTATGGTCTAGAATTGACTCGCCTTGATTTGGTGAAAATTGGGAAACAAACGGAAAATCACTTTATCGGTGTCAATTCTGGTATCATGGACCAGTTTGCTATCGGTATGGGAGCAGATAATCGGGCGATTTACCTTGATACCAATACCTTGGAATATGACTTGGTACCGCTGGATTTAGGGGACCATGTTATTGTGATCATGAACACCAATAAACGTCGTGAATTGGCAGATTCTAAGTACAATGAGCGTCGTGCGGAATGTGAAAAAGCGGTGGAAGAATTGAATGCAGTCTTGAATATTCAAACTCTGGGAGAATTGGATGAGTGGACTTTTGATCAATATAGCTACTTGATTAAGGATGAAAACCGCATCAAGCGTGCCCGCCATGCTGTTCTTGAAAACCAACGGACCTTGCAGGCTCGTAAGGCCTTGGAAGAAGGAGATTTGGCAACCTTTGGTCGTTTGGTCAATGCTTCTCATGTTTCTTTGGAGCATGATTATGAAGTGACAGGTTTGGAATTGGATACCTTGGCTCACACAGCTTGGGAGCAAGAAGGTGTTCTTGGCGCTCGGATGACAGGAGCTGGTTTCGGTGGCTGTGGTATTGCCATTGTCCATAAGGACAAGGTTGCTGCCTTTACTGAAAATGTTGGTAAGACCTATACAGAGGTTGTTGGCTATGAACCAAGCTTCTATGTAGCGGAGATTGCTGGAGGCTCTCGCGTTTTATCTCGAAAATAG
- the galT gene encoding UDP-glucose--hexose-1-phosphate uridylyltransferase, which translates to MMAGLVDRFVEQVIANSDFEEMDALYLRNRVLALVGDQVLTVQTDLEDLIELKDELLAHGVRTGFVGELLEEQDMVGACLMDLITPIPSQVNRNFWQTYQHSPEQAIGDFYELSKRNDYIKMAAIAKNIYYQVSTEYGDLEITINLSKPEKDPKSIAAATKAEASNYPKCLLCMENEGYQGRINHPARANHRIIRLELGQEKWGFQYSPYAYYNEHAIFLNQEHVPMVISPQTFEQLLDLLDIFPNYFVGSNSDLPISGGSILTHNHYQGGRHSFAMERAPIERQLVFDGFESVSAGIVKWPMSVIRLNSDDKPALLSLAAKILEKWRSYSDDSVQIKAETDGTPHHTITPIARKRGDLYELDLVLRDNQTSEEFPDGIYHPHPDVQHIKKENIGLIEVMGLAILPPRLKAELAEVEKFLLGEDSQVADYHQPWAESLKTAHPYVTEETVEQVVRESVGQIFARVLEDAGVYKRTPEGQAAFLRFVEFVGLAT; encoded by the coding sequence ATGATGGCTGGATTGGTGGATCGTTTTGTTGAGCAGGTCATTGCCAACAGTGATTTTGAAGAAATGGATGCTCTTTACCTGCGCAATCGGGTCTTGGCTTTGGTGGGAGACCAGGTTCTGACTGTTCAAACAGATTTAGAGGACTTGATTGAATTAAAAGATGAATTATTGGCTCATGGAGTTCGAACTGGTTTTGTGGGTGAATTGCTGGAAGAGCAGGACATGGTTGGGGCTTGTTTGATGGATTTGATAACACCAATTCCAAGTCAGGTCAATCGTAATTTTTGGCAGACCTATCAGCACAGTCCAGAGCAAGCGATTGGTGACTTTTATGAATTGAGCAAACGTAATGACTATATCAAGATGGCTGCGATTGCGAAAAATATCTATTATCAAGTTTCAACTGAGTATGGGGATTTGGAAATCACAATCAATCTGTCTAAACCTGAGAAGGATCCAAAGTCTATTGCAGCTGCTACGAAAGCTGAAGCAAGCAATTATCCCAAATGCCTACTCTGTATGGAAAATGAGGGCTATCAGGGACGGATTAATCATCCTGCACGCGCCAACCACCGCATTATTCGCTTGGAGCTTGGACAGGAAAAGTGGGGCTTCCAGTATTCGCCCTATGCTTACTATAATGAACATGCTATTTTCCTAAATCAGGAGCATGTGCCGATGGTCATTAGTCCGCAAACATTTGAACAGCTGTTGGACTTGCTTGACATCTTTCCAAATTATTTTGTCGGTTCCAACTCTGATCTACCAATCTCGGGTGGCTCAATCTTGACACACAATCACTATCAAGGTGGGCGGCACAGTTTTGCCATGGAAAGGGCGCCGATAGAACGCCAGCTGGTCTTTGACGGCTTTGAGTCTGTCTCGGCAGGCATTGTCAAGTGGCCCATGTCAGTTATCAGATTGAACTCCGATGACAAGCCAGCGCTTTTGAGCCTAGCGGCTAAGATTTTAGAAAAATGGCGGAGCTACTCAGATGATAGCGTTCAGATTAAGGCTGAGACGGATGGAACACCCCATCATACCATCACCCCAATTGCTCGGAAACGAGGCGATTTGTACGAACTGGATTTGGTTCTCCGCGATAATCAAACTTCAGAAGAGTTTCCAGATGGCATCTATCATCCACATCCAGATGTGCAACATATCAAGAAAGAAAATATCGGCTTGATTGAGGTCATGGGCTTAGCGATTTTACCCCCACGCTTGAAGGCAGAATTGGCTGAAGTAGAAAAATTCTTACTGGGTGAAGATAGTCAGGTGGCTGACTATCATCAGCCTTGGGCTGAAAGCCTGAAAACAGCTCACCCATATGTGACAGAGGAAACTGTCGAACAAGTTGTACGTGAGTCAGTGGGACAAATTTTTGCGCGTGTATTGGAAGATGCAGGGGTCTACAAACGTACTCCAGAAGGACAGGCAGCCTTTCTACGATTCGTAGAATTTGTAGGTTTAGCAACATAA
- a CDS encoding DMT family transporter, producing MAEKRLGTLITLIAGIAWGLSGVSGQYLMSRGVSVDMITSLRLLVSGFFLVGLAYATAKEQLLAVLKDKNALLGIFIFALLGLVLNQTAYLQAIYHTNAGTATVLQYLCPILVLAYTCLKNREKPSGIELISIILAVAGTFLIATHGKLDELSVAPIGLFWGIFSAFTYALYIILPGKLIRQYGSITVIGLGLLMGGIVVTLGVQTWKQSLPLDIGTAFGLLGIVGVGTIFAYTAFLKGVSLVGPVNGSLLASIEPIASVFFAVWLVNEQFYTIDFVGMLLILLAVFLISLKDLMISIVK from the coding sequence ATGGCGGAAAAGAGATTGGGGACACTGATTACATTAATAGCAGGTATAGCCTGGGGCTTGTCTGGAGTGAGTGGACAGTACTTGATGTCTCGTGGTGTTTCAGTGGATATGATTACCTCCTTGCGTTTGTTAGTATCGGGATTCTTTCTCGTTGGCCTGGCTTATGCTACAGCGAAAGAACAGCTGTTGGCAGTTTTGAAAGATAAAAATGCTTTGCTAGGAATTTTTATCTTTGCCCTGCTTGGCTTAGTACTTAATCAGACAGCCTATTTACAAGCCATCTATCATACCAATGCGGGAACGGCTACGGTTTTACAATACCTTTGCCCTATCTTAGTCTTAGCTTATACCTGTTTGAAAAATAGGGAAAAACCATCAGGGATTGAGTTGATTTCAATTATCTTAGCTGTAGCAGGAACATTTTTGATTGCGACTCATGGCAAATTAGATGAATTGTCAGTGGCTCCAATCGGTTTGTTCTGGGGAATCTTCTCAGCCTTTACTTATGCGCTATATATTATTTTGCCAGGTAAATTGATTCGTCAATACGGCAGTATAACGGTTATTGGCCTAGGGTTGTTGATGGGTGGTATAGTAGTAACACTTGGAGTACAAACGTGGAAACAGAGTCTACCTTTGGATATTGGAACTGCATTTGGTTTGCTAGGGATTGTTGGTGTGGGAACTATTTTCGCCTATACAGCCTTTTTGAAGGGAGTCAGTTTAGTTGGTCCTGTAAATGGGAGTCTATTGGCTTCGATTGAGCCGATTGCATCAGTCTTTTTTGCGGTATGGTTGGTCAATGAACAATTTTATACTATTGACTTTGTTGGGATGTTGTTGATTTTACTTGCAGTTTTTTTGATTTCCTTGAAAGATTTAATGATTAGTATAGTAAAATGA